From the Lathyrus oleraceus cultivar Zhongwan6 chromosome 4, CAAS_Psat_ZW6_1.0, whole genome shotgun sequence genome, one window contains:
- the LOC127074916 gene encoding uncharacterized protein LOC127074916 isoform X1 has translation MSSLQLQAINGKSQLLVRTPFPNKKCVRKPFILRPQAVSSKTQRIMESVSVSGEVGGAGGAYSYQALKRLDQLWSNICSPQQVVQEPQQVVSTIPSLFTSSDLADKAEGSYDVIVCGGTLGIFIATALCARGLRVAIVERNVLKGREQEWNISRKELLELVEVGVLEEDDIERVTSAKFNPNRCGFERKGEIWVNNILNLGVSPARLIEIVKKRFISLGGVVFEGLSVSSISVYDDAAILKLSGDKILSSRLIIDAMGNFSPIVKQIRRGRKPDGVCLVVGTCARGFENNSLSDVIFSSSTVKKVGDSKAQYFWEAFPAGSGPLDRTTYMFTYVEPQPGSPKLEELLEEYWDLMPEYQGVSLDNLEILRVIYGIFPTYRESPLPAAFSRVLQFGDASGIQSPVSFGGFGSLTRHLGRLSAGIHEAISGDYLDSYNLSLLNPYMPNLSASWLFQRAMSAKQQSEDVPEDFINELLYANFSCMQRLGDPVLRPFLQDVVQFGPLSKTLGLVMLTRPQILPSIFKQVGIPVLLDWSRHFVMLGYYTLLATFADPIVRPFLNTLPSKTSFRWKRHLEAWKYGSGLDYKL, from the exons ATGTCATCACTTCAGCTTCAAGCCATCAATGGAAAATCTCAGCTTTTAGTGAGGACTCCATTCCCAAACAAGAAATGTGTCAGAAAACCCTTCATTTTGAGACCACAGGCTGTTTCCTCCAAAACCCAG AGGATAATGGAGAGTGTTTCTGTGAGTGGAGAAGTTGGTGGTGCTGGTGGAGCATACTCATATCAAGCTTTGAAAAGATTAGACCAGCTATGGTCAAACATTTGCTCACCTCAACAAG TTGTGCAAGAACCTCAACAAGTTGTCTCTACAATACCAAGCTTGTTTACCTCATCTGATCTTGCTGACAAAGCAGAAGGCTCATatgatgtgatagtgtgtggAGGTACTCTTGGAATTTTCATTGCCACAGCCTTGTGTGCTAGGGGTCTTCGAGTTGCCATTGTCGAAAGGAATGTGTTGAAAGGG AGAGAACAAGAGTGGAACATATCAAGAAAGGAGCTTTTGGAGCTTGTAGAAGTTGGAGTCTTGGAAGAAGATGACATCGAAAGAGTCACATCAGCAAAATTTAATCCT AATAGATGTGGATTTGAAAGGAAAGGAGAGATATGGGTCAACAACATTCTTAATCTCGGTGTTTC ACCTGCCAGGCTTATAGAGATTGTAAAGAAACGTTTTATCTCCCTTGGTGGAGTCGTTTTCGAGGGTTTAAGTGTCTCATCCATAAGTGTTTACGACGATGCTGCA ATTCTGAAACTTTCCGGTGACAAAATTTTGTCATCTCGTCTTATAATCGATGCAATGGGGAACTTTTCCCCTATTGTAAAACAG ATACGACGCGGGAGGAAGCCTGACGGTGTTTGTCTAGTTGTTGGAACCTGCGCGCGTGGCTTTGAAAATAACTCCCTTAGCGATGTGATATTCAGCAGCTCAACCGTAAAGAAAGTTGGAGATTCGAAAGCACAATATTTTTGGGAG GCATTTCCAGCAGGCTCGGGTCCACTTGATCGTACTACTTATATGTTCACTTATGTAGAACCTCAACCAGGATCCCCGAAACTGGAAGAATTGTTGGAAGAATACTGGGATCTTATGCCAGAATATCAG GGTGTTTCACTTGACAATTTAGAGATACTGAGAGTTATTTACGGCATATTTCCAACATATCGCGAAAG CCCACTACCAGCGGCTTTTAGCAGAGTTTTGCAG TTTGGTGATGCTAGTGGCATACAATCACCGGTATCATTTGGAGGTTTTGGGAGTTTAACAAGGCATCTTGGGAGACTGTCAGCTG GAATACACGAAGCAATCAGTGGTGATTATCTTGACTCATACAACTTGTCTCTGTTGAATCCATACATG CCCAACTTGAGTGCTTCATGGTTGTTCCAAAGAGCAATGTCAGCGAAGCAACAGTCCGAAGATGTTCCTGAAGATTTTATCAATGAACTCCTTTATGCCAATTTTAGTTGTATGCAG AGGCTTGGGGATCCCGTGCTACGGCCATTTCTGCAGGATGTCGTACAGTTCGGGCCACTTTCAAAGACACTAGGACTGGTTATGTTAACAAGGCCTCAAATACTCCCATCCATATTCAAACAG GTTGGTATTCCGGTACTACTTGATTGGTCCAGACATTTTGTGATGCTTGGTTACTACACATTGCTCGCAACCTTTGCGGATCCGATTGTGAG GCCGTTTCTAAATACACTACCATCTAAGACGAGTTTCCGGTGGAAACGACATCTCGAAGCTTGGAAATATGGATCTGGTCTTGATTACAAGCTATAG
- the LOC127074916 gene encoding uncharacterized protein LOC127074916 isoform X2, giving the protein MSSLQLQAINGKSQLLVRTPFPNKKCVRKPFILRPQAVSSKTQRIMESVSVSGEVGGAGGAYSYQALKRLDQLWSNICSPQQVVQEPQQVVSTIPSLFTSSDLADKAEGSYDVIVCGGTLGIFIATALCARGLRVAIVERNVLKGREQEWNISRKELLELVEVGVLEEDDIERVTSAKFNPNRCGFERKGEIWVNNILNLGVSPARLIEIVKKRFISLGGVVFEGLSVSSISVYDDAAILKLSGDKILSSRLIIDAMGNFSPIVKQIRRGRKPDGVCLVVGTCARGFENNSLSDVIFSSSTVKKVGDSKAQYFWEAFPAGSGPLDRTTYMFTYVEPQPGSPKLEELLEEYWDLMPEYQGVSLDNLEILRVIYGIFPTYRESPLPAAFSRVLQFGDASGIQSPVSFGGFGSLTRHLGRLSAGIHEAISGDYLDSYNLSLLNPYMPNLSASWLFQRAMSAKQQSEDVPEDFINELLYANFSCMQDKCCQIAAL; this is encoded by the exons ATGTCATCACTTCAGCTTCAAGCCATCAATGGAAAATCTCAGCTTTTAGTGAGGACTCCATTCCCAAACAAGAAATGTGTCAGAAAACCCTTCATTTTGAGACCACAGGCTGTTTCCTCCAAAACCCAG AGGATAATGGAGAGTGTTTCTGTGAGTGGAGAAGTTGGTGGTGCTGGTGGAGCATACTCATATCAAGCTTTGAAAAGATTAGACCAGCTATGGTCAAACATTTGCTCACCTCAACAAG TTGTGCAAGAACCTCAACAAGTTGTCTCTACAATACCAAGCTTGTTTACCTCATCTGATCTTGCTGACAAAGCAGAAGGCTCATatgatgtgatagtgtgtggAGGTACTCTTGGAATTTTCATTGCCACAGCCTTGTGTGCTAGGGGTCTTCGAGTTGCCATTGTCGAAAGGAATGTGTTGAAAGGG AGAGAACAAGAGTGGAACATATCAAGAAAGGAGCTTTTGGAGCTTGTAGAAGTTGGAGTCTTGGAAGAAGATGACATCGAAAGAGTCACATCAGCAAAATTTAATCCT AATAGATGTGGATTTGAAAGGAAAGGAGAGATATGGGTCAACAACATTCTTAATCTCGGTGTTTC ACCTGCCAGGCTTATAGAGATTGTAAAGAAACGTTTTATCTCCCTTGGTGGAGTCGTTTTCGAGGGTTTAAGTGTCTCATCCATAAGTGTTTACGACGATGCTGCA ATTCTGAAACTTTCCGGTGACAAAATTTTGTCATCTCGTCTTATAATCGATGCAATGGGGAACTTTTCCCCTATTGTAAAACAG ATACGACGCGGGAGGAAGCCTGACGGTGTTTGTCTAGTTGTTGGAACCTGCGCGCGTGGCTTTGAAAATAACTCCCTTAGCGATGTGATATTCAGCAGCTCAACCGTAAAGAAAGTTGGAGATTCGAAAGCACAATATTTTTGGGAG GCATTTCCAGCAGGCTCGGGTCCACTTGATCGTACTACTTATATGTTCACTTATGTAGAACCTCAACCAGGATCCCCGAAACTGGAAGAATTGTTGGAAGAATACTGGGATCTTATGCCAGAATATCAG GGTGTTTCACTTGACAATTTAGAGATACTGAGAGTTATTTACGGCATATTTCCAACATATCGCGAAAG CCCACTACCAGCGGCTTTTAGCAGAGTTTTGCAG TTTGGTGATGCTAGTGGCATACAATCACCGGTATCATTTGGAGGTTTTGGGAGTTTAACAAGGCATCTTGGGAGACTGTCAGCTG GAATACACGAAGCAATCAGTGGTGATTATCTTGACTCATACAACTTGTCTCTGTTGAATCCATACATG CCCAACTTGAGTGCTTCATGGTTGTTCCAAAGAGCAATGTCAGCGAAGCAACAGTCCGAAGATGTTCCTGAAGATTTTATCAATGAACTCCTTTATGCCAATTTTAGTTGTATGCAG GACAAATGTTGTCAAATAGCGGCGCTATAA